From one Desulfovibrio litoralis DSM 11393 genomic stretch:
- a CDS encoding HPP family protein, with product MQFFKKMRGCQKRTHSTTDFNELLWSIIGLFVAIGGLSGLQLILFGSLAHGGIIIAPLGASAIIIFSSPNSPFSQPRNLVLGHIISAFCGVSSALIFKEHIWLASGLAVSSAFLCMQLAQAIHPPGGATALFAVIGGANIKQLGYLYVLMPAGIGAVVLMVIALIFINLSKNRQYPQYWR from the coding sequence ATGCAATTTTTTAAAAAAATGCGTGGTTGTCAAAAAAGAACCCATTCCACGACTGACTTTAACGAGCTTCTTTGGTCTATAATCGGGCTATTTGTAGCAATAGGCGGTTTAAGCGGACTTCAACTTATTTTGTTTGGCTCGCTGGCTCATGGCGGAATTATTATTGCACCGCTCGGAGCCTCGGCAATCATCATTTTCAGCTCGCCAAACTCACCTTTTTCACAACCACGCAATCTGGTTTTGGGGCATATAATTTCTGCATTTTGCGGAGTCAGTTCCGCTTTAATTTTTAAAGAACATATTTGGCTCGCTTCGGGTTTGGCGGTAAGTTCTGCATTTTTATGTATGCAACTTGCTCAAGCGATACACCCACCCGGCGGAGCAACCGCTCTCTTTGCCGTTATCGGCGGGGCAAATATCAAACAGCTCGGTTATCTTTATGTTTTAATGCCCGCCGGAATCGGGGCTGTTGTGCTCATGGTGATTGCCTTAATTTTTATTAATCTTTCAAAAAACAGACAATATCCGCAATATTGGCGTTAA